The Oncorhynchus nerka isolate Pitt River linkage group LG12, Oner_Uvic_2.0, whole genome shotgun sequence genome includes a region encoding these proteins:
- the LOC115138464 gene encoding cytochrome P450 1B1-like, with amino-acid sequence MVLLDTEFGVKGSSIIREWSGQVQPALVASFVFLFCLEACLWVRNLRLKRRLPGPFAWPVVGNAMQLGQMPHITFSKLAKKYGNVYQIRLGCNNIVVLNGDTAIQEALVQHSTEFAGRPNFVSFQSVSGGNSMTFSNYSKQWRTHRKIAQSTIRAFYSANSQTKKAFEQHVVAEATELIEAFLKLSADGQFFNPAHELTVAAANVICALCFGKRYGHDDMEFRTLLGSVDRFGETVGAGSLVDVMPWLQYFPNPVRSVYQSFKDLNKEFFTFVRDKVVEHRETFDPEVTRDMSDAIIQVIDKAGHDTGLTEAHTEGTVSDLIGAGLDTVSTCLHWMLLLLAKYPNIQTRLQEQIDKVVGRDRLPCIEDKASLAYLDAVIYETMRYTSFVPLTIPHSTTSDVTIEGFHIPKDTVVFINQWSVNHNPLKWKDPHLFDPLRFLDENGALDKDLTNSVLIFSAGKRRCIGDQIAKVEVFLFSAILIHQCSFENNPSQDLSLDCSYGLTLKPLNYKISAKLRGELLNVA; translated from the coding sequence ATGGTACTGCTGGACACAGAGTTTGGGGTGAAGGGCAGCAGCATCATCAGAGAATGGAGTGGACAGGTCCAGCCAGCTCTGGTCGCCTCCTttgttttcctcttctgtctaGAAGCCTGTCTATGGGTCAGGAATCTCAGACTCAAGAGAAGGCTGCCAGGACCCTTTGCCTGGCCGGTGGTCGGCAATGCCATGCAGCTGGGGCAGATGCCTCATATCACCTTCTCCAAGCTGGCAAAGAAGTACGGCAACGTGTATCAGATACGACTGGGCTGCAACAACATAGTGGTGCTCAATGGAGACACAGCAATACAAGAAGCCTTGGTGCAACACAGCACAGAGTTTGCAGGCAGACCCAACTTTGTGTCTTTTCAGTCAGTGTCTGGTGGTAACAGCATGACATTCTCTAACTACAGCAAACAGTGGAGGACCCACCGGAAGATCGCTCAGTCCACCATTAGAGCTTTCTACTCTGCCAACAGCCAGACCAAAAAAGCATTTGAACAGCACGTTGTTGCAGAGGCTACTGAGCTCATTGAAGCTTTCCTCAAACTCAGTGCTGATGGACAGTTTTTCAACCCTGCTCACGAACTGACAGTAGCTGCTGCAAATGTAATCTGTGCACTGTGCTTTGGAAAGCGTTATGGCCATGATGACATGGAGTTTAGAACCCTTCTGGGCAGTGTGGACAGGTTTGGAGAGACGGTGGGGGCTGGCAGCTTGGTCGATGTCATGCCCTGGCTTCAATATTTCCCAAATCCTGTCCGCAGTGTCTACCAGAGCTTCAAAGACCTCAATAAAGAGTTTTTCACCTTTGTGAGAGACAAGGTGGTGGAGCACAGGGAGACGTTTGACCCTGAAGTGACCCGGGACATGAGTGATGCCATTATTCAGGTAATTGACAAGGCAGGCCATGATACCGGGTTGACGGAGGCCCACACAGAAGGAACTGTGTCCGATCTGATTGGTGCAGGACTGGATACTGTGTCAACTTGCCTTCATTGGATGCTCCTTTTATTGGCAAAATACCCCAACATCCAAACCAGACTGCAGGAGCAGATTGACAAAGTGGTAGGCCGTGACAGGCTGCCCTGTATTGAGGACAAAGCCAGCCTGGCTTACCTAGATGCTGTTATCTATGAGACCATGCGCTATACCAGCTTTGTACCCCTCACCATCCCACACTCCACCACCTCAGATGTCACCATCGAAGGCTTCCACATCCCCAAAGACACAGTGGTCTTCATCAACCAGTGGTCTGTCAACCACAACCCTTTAAAGTGGAAGGACCCACATCTTTTTGACCCCTTACGGTTCCTCGATGAAAATGGTGCCCTTGACAAGGACCTGACCAACAGTGTGTTGATATTCTCAGCAGGGAAGAGGCGATGTATCGGTGACCAGATCGCCAAAGTGGAGGTTTTTTTATTTTCTGCTATTTTGATTCACCAATGCAGCTTTGAGAATAACCCAAGTCAGGACCTCTCCTTAGACTGCTCCTATGGGTTAACACTGAAGCCCCTAAACTACAAGATCTCTGCCAAGCTCAGAGGAGAATTACTTAATGTGGCATAA